A window of Gemmatimonadaceae bacterium contains these coding sequences:
- a CDS encoding Rieske (2Fe-2S) protein — protein sequence MRIVSGAGAAIIGVLVGVPVLGSFISPVLQTKKTQDWIKVADDTATLDIGVPIRVDFVVSQDDAWIESRALMSVWLYTEDGDTFKAYNGHCTHLGCGYMLAPDKKTFACPCHRGQFDVKTGAVLAGPPPRPLDELEVQIRDAAVYVRYRDFRLGVPERVEA from the coding sequence ATGCGCATCGTCAGTGGCGCCGGTGCGGCCATCATCGGCGTCCTGGTCGGCGTGCCGGTGCTCGGCTCATTCATTTCGCCGGTTCTCCAGACGAAGAAAACGCAGGACTGGATCAAGGTCGCCGACGATACGGCGACGCTCGACATCGGCGTTCCGATTCGCGTCGACTTCGTCGTGTCGCAGGACGACGCGTGGATCGAGAGCCGTGCGCTCATGAGCGTGTGGCTCTACACCGAAGACGGCGACACGTTCAAGGCGTACAATGGACACTGTACGCACTTGGGCTGCGGGTACATGCTCGCTCCCGACAAGAAGACGTTCGCGTGTCCGTGCCATCGTGGTCAGTTCGACGTGAAGACGGGAGCGGTGCTGGCCGGCCCGCCCCCGCGCCCGCTCGACGAGCTCGAGGTCCAGATTCGTGACGCCGCGGTCTACGTCCGATATCGCGACTTCCGGCTTGGCGTCCCCGAACGTGTGGAAGCCTGA